Proteins encoded together in one Amblyomma americanum isolate KBUSLIRL-KWMA chromosome 1, ASM5285725v1, whole genome shotgun sequence window:
- the LOC144114160 gene encoding uncharacterized protein LOC144114160: MDALVNVASGSVTAPVAAWHAVVVACVRAVLTANASKVAASCFWLPDTLLLESTVLRETPLSMNLVPVVASRSAKKRNTSSTSAWFSSMLALEDPTSPQTLLLLALLRWYHLCSVSSCRVSIGK, translated from the coding sequence ATGGACGCGCTGGTCAACGTGGCAAGCGGGTCGGTCACAGCCCCAGTCGCCGCCTGGCACGCCGTGGTCGTCGCCTGCGTCCGCGCCGTCCTCACCGCCAACGCATCGAAGGTAGCCGCCTCGTGCTTCTGGCTGCCGGACACGCTGCTGCTCGAGTCCACCGTCTTGAGAGAGACCCCGCTGTCGATGAATCTGGTGCCCGTGGTTGCCTCCAGGTCTGCGAAGAAGCGGAACACCTCGTCGACCTCCGCCTGGTTCTCTTCCATGCTGGCTCTCGAGGACCCCACCTCGCCACAGACCTTGCTGCTTTTAGCTCTGCTGCGCTGGTACCACCTGTGCTCTGTTTCGTCGTGCCGCGTGTCCATTGGTAAATAG